A single genomic interval of Cydia strobilella chromosome 3, ilCydStro3.1, whole genome shotgun sequence harbors:
- the LOC134756011 gene encoding pancreatic triacylglycerol lipase-like isoform X2: MCAGNAVPLVPGDNSHYVEGESRYIWMPDGEGVPYLVDLQESADEGLLLNRNGNNNAYWLYTRLNPTNPQVIVHGDANTIWSSNYVASRPLKVIVHGWNSNGNSAMNPLITDAFLGVSDANVIVVDWNALANGFYVSAVRGVPSVGESLGNFLVWLINTAGGNWNNVHLVGFSLGAHVVGIAGRVAGGQPVRITGLDPAGPLWGGNSNALDANAGAYVECIHTDGGLLGIFDPICDANFYPNGGRNRQPGCWISTCSHSRAYELFASTVINNHLIGRLCDNINQARNSKCSGDTFQMGNGVLTKRG; the protein is encoded by the exons A TGTGCGCTGGAAATGCTGTCCCTCTGGTGCCTGGGGATAACAGCCACTATGTCGAGGGCGAAAGCCGCTATATCTGGATGCCTGATGGCGAAGGAGTACCCTATCTAGTAGACCTGCAGGAATCAGCTGATGAAGGCCTCTTGCTCAACAGAAACGGCAACAATAATGCGTACTGGCTCTACACCAG attgAATCCAACCAACCCGCAAGTAATTGTTCATGGGGATGCTAATACCATTTGGTCTTCCAACTACGTTGCCAGTCGCCCGCTGAAGGTTATCGTCCATGGATGGAATAGTAATGGAAACAGTGCCATGAACCCTCTAATTACAGATGCCTTCTTGGGCGTTTCTGATGCCAACGTCATCGTAGTGGACTGGAACGCTCTGGCTAACGGTTTTTACGTATCTGCCGTCCGTGGTGTTCCCAGTGTTGGAGAGTCCCTGGGAAATTTCTTGGTGTGGCTGATCAATACCGCTGGAGGAAATTGGAACAATGTCCACCTGGTCGGATTCAGTCTGGGAGCTCACGTCGTTGGCATTGCTGGCCGCGTAGCGGGCGGACAGCCCGTCCGAATAACTG GTCTAGACCCCGCCGGCCCACTATGGGGTGGAAACAGTAACGCCTTAGACGCCAACGCAGGCGCCTACGTTGAGTGTATTCATACTGATGGTGGTCTCCTCGGCATCTTCGACCCCATCTGTGATGCCAACTTCTACCCCAACGGTGGCAGAAACCGCCAGCCTGGCTGCTGGATTAGCACGTGCTCCCACAGCCGTGCCTACGAGCTGTTTGCCTCCACTGTCATTAACAACCATCTCATCGGACGTCTATGCGACAACATCAACCAAGCTCGAAACAGCAAGTGCTCGGGAGACACATTCCAAATGGGCAACGGCGTTCTTACAAAGCGAGGGTGA
- the LOC134756011 gene encoding pancreatic triacylglycerol lipase-like isoform X1, with amino-acid sequence MKLLVVLSALIALCAGNAVPLVPGDNSHYVEGESRYIWMPDGEGVPYLVDLQESADEGLLLNRNGNNNAYWLYTRLNPTNPQVIVHGDANTIWSSNYVASRPLKVIVHGWNSNGNSAMNPLITDAFLGVSDANVIVVDWNALANGFYVSAVRGVPSVGESLGNFLVWLINTAGGNWNNVHLVGFSLGAHVVGIAGRVAGGQPVRITGLDPAGPLWGGNSNALDANAGAYVECIHTDGGLLGIFDPICDANFYPNGGRNRQPGCWISTCSHSRAYELFASTVINNHLIGRLCDNINQARNSKCSGDTFQMGNGVLTKRG; translated from the exons ATGAAGCTGTTGGTGGTACTTTCCGCTCTTATAGCGT TGTGCGCTGGAAATGCTGTCCCTCTGGTGCCTGGGGATAACAGCCACTATGTCGAGGGCGAAAGCCGCTATATCTGGATGCCTGATGGCGAAGGAGTACCCTATCTAGTAGACCTGCAGGAATCAGCTGATGAAGGCCTCTTGCTCAACAGAAACGGCAACAATAATGCGTACTGGCTCTACACCAG attgAATCCAACCAACCCGCAAGTAATTGTTCATGGGGATGCTAATACCATTTGGTCTTCCAACTACGTTGCCAGTCGCCCGCTGAAGGTTATCGTCCATGGATGGAATAGTAATGGAAACAGTGCCATGAACCCTCTAATTACAGATGCCTTCTTGGGCGTTTCTGATGCCAACGTCATCGTAGTGGACTGGAACGCTCTGGCTAACGGTTTTTACGTATCTGCCGTCCGTGGTGTTCCCAGTGTTGGAGAGTCCCTGGGAAATTTCTTGGTGTGGCTGATCAATACCGCTGGAGGAAATTGGAACAATGTCCACCTGGTCGGATTCAGTCTGGGAGCTCACGTCGTTGGCATTGCTGGCCGCGTAGCGGGCGGACAGCCCGTCCGAATAACTG GTCTAGACCCCGCCGGCCCACTATGGGGTGGAAACAGTAACGCCTTAGACGCCAACGCAGGCGCCTACGTTGAGTGTATTCATACTGATGGTGGTCTCCTCGGCATCTTCGACCCCATCTGTGATGCCAACTTCTACCCCAACGGTGGCAGAAACCGCCAGCCTGGCTGCTGGATTAGCACGTGCTCCCACAGCCGTGCCTACGAGCTGTTTGCCTCCACTGTCATTAACAACCATCTCATCGGACGTCTATGCGACAACATCAACCAAGCTCGAAACAGCAAGTGCTCGGGAGACACATTCCAAATGGGCAACGGCGTTCTTACAAAGCGAGGGTGA
- the LOC134755992 gene encoding sodium-coupled monocarboxylate transporter 1-like: MGHLHGDINEMVHQMQRFSWVDYVVFVFMLAISALVGIYWGFMKKQTTQSDYLLGGRNMQVVPVAMSLVASFVSGITLLGSPTEVYMHGTQYAFIMGGIFLMSFAMTQVYLPVFHELKITSNYEYLSMRFDNRVRLFGSFLFAFTLIGWLPIVIYVPALAFNQVTGVDIHIITPIVCLVCIFYTSAGGLQAVVWTDVIQITAMVGAMALVAIKGTLDVGGIGVVWQRNMDSGRIELPNWDPSPTARHTIWNLVIGGLIYWLQANSVNQTMVQRYLALPTLRGAKCAVILFCIGISTLYCFCLYCGLLIYARFHDCDPLTTKLAKQKDQLLPLLVMDVLGDIPGLPGVFVAGIFSAALSSLSTSLNSMSAVVLEDFYKPFFKKQLTESQTNWLLRGVVVLLGIVSVALVFVVEKMGTILQLTMTLEAMTMGPLLGVFTMGILMPWVDASGALIGGASGLLTMATWCLTAQFAIVRGAITHGHKPLTTAGCSYNYTVAAIADIPVIVDEVNPILRVSYMWYTLAGMLVTIAVGASVSRVNRACGAAYVPPAPKLLAPQLRRLYKDPPHPSEEPYIKAFGNNKEANQVNSSCINMKPISECEEAS, encoded by the exons ATGGGGCACCTCCATGGAGATATAAATGAGATGGTGCATCAAATGCAAAGATTCTCGTGGGTGGATTACGTAGTGTTTGTGTTCATGCTGGCGATCAGTGCTCTAGTTGGTATTTATTGGGGTTTCATGAAGAAGCAGACGACGCAGAGCGATTATCTGCTGGGCGGAAGGAATATGCAGGTTGTTCCGGTTGCTATGTCCTTGGTGGCTAG TTTTGTATCAGGCATAACGCTCCTGGGCTCTCCGACCGAGGTGTATATGCATGGAACGCAGTACGCTTTCATCATGGGTGGGATCTTCCTGATGTCCTTCGCGATGACTCAAGTCTATCTTCCCGTGTTCCACGAACTTAAAATCACTTCCAACTATGAG TACTTATCAATGAGATTTGACAACAGGGTCCGATTATTTGGATCTTTTTTATTCGCGTTTACTttg ataggCTGGTTGCCGATTGTTATTTACGTGCCTGCACTAGCGTTCAACCaag TTACTGGAGTTGATATACATATTATCACACCGATCGTGTGCTTGGTCTGCATATTTTACACGAGTGCA GGTGGTCTTCAAGCCGTGGTGTGGACGGATGTGATTCAGATCACCGCTATGGTGGGGGCGATGGCGTTGGTGGCCATCAAGGGTACCCTCGACGTGGGTGGCATCGGGGTCGTGTGGCAGCGCAATATGGACTCTGGAAGGATAGAATTACCTAA CTGGGATCCAAGCCCCACGGCGCGGCATACAATTTGGAACCTTGTGATCGGCGGGCTGATCTATTGGTTGCAGGCCAACTCGGTCAACCAAACCATGGTCCAGCGGTACTTGGCGCTGCCGACTCTACGCGGAGCTAAATG TGCTGTAATATTGTTCTGCATCGGCATATCCACTCTTTACTGCTTTTGCCTGTATTGTGGATTACTCATCTACGCTAGATTCCATGACTGTGATCCATTGACGACCaag TTGGCGAAGCAGAAGGATCAACTATTGCCACTGCTCGTTATGGATGTCCTAGGTGATATTCCTGGATTACCCGGCGTTTTTGTGGCTGGCATATTCAGCGCTGCTTTGAG TTCCTTATCTACAAGTCTAAACTCAATGTCGGCGGTAGTGCTAGAAGACTTCTACAAACCATTTTTCAAGAAGCAACTCACGGAAAGTCAAACCAACTGGCTGTTGAGGGGAGTCGTTGTGCTGTTGGGCATAGTAAGCGTAG CCTTAGTATTTGTCGTTGAAAAGATGGGAACGATTCTGCAACTGACAATGACTTTAGAAGCGATGACCATGGGTCCGCTGCTGGGTGTGTTCACGATGGGTATTCTAATGCCGTGGGTCGATGCCTCT GGAGCACTGATAGGAGGTGCCAGCGGTTTACTGACGATGGCGACATGGTGTTTGACGGCGCAGTTCGCTATCGTCCGAGGAGCTATAACCCACGGACACAAACCGCTCACGACGGCGGGGTGCTCGTATAACTACACTGTTGCGGCTATTGCTGACATTCCCGTTATTGT TGACGAAGTAAACCCCATCCTGCGAGTATCCTACATGTGGTACACCCTCGCCGGCATGTTAGTCACCATCGCAGTAGGCGCGTCGGTATCGCGCGTGAACCGCGCGTGTGGTGCGGCGTACGTACCCCCGGCGCCGAAGCTACTGGCGCCACAGTTGCGGAGGCTTTATAAGGACCCGCCGCATCCGAGCGAAGAACCGTATATAAAGGCTTTCGGAAACAATAAG GAAGCCAATCAAGTGAATTCGTCCTGTATAAATATGAAGCCCATCTCTGAGTGCGAAGAAGCGAGTTGA
- the LOC134755994 gene encoding sodium-coupled monocarboxylate transporter 1-like isoform X1, with product MDDPIDVSVVRKSFQHFTMIDYSVFVLMLGVCTGIGLYFGCVKKQKSVQDYLMGGRDMGIVPVTFSLVASFISGISLLGTPTELYLYGTSYVFFLTGACLMSVVISFTFMPVLHDLQITSAYEYLELRYDKRVRLFGSIIFSFYLMAWLPIVIYVPALAFNQVTGVNIHIVTPIVCFVCIFYTSLGGLKAVVWTDVIQTIVMTGAMILVIIKGTIIVGGFGEVWRRNWNTGRIEMPSLHFDLTDRHTIWSVSIGSMFYWIGNIAVNQSMMQRFLSLPDLKSSKRAVWGFLGGIALIVLICAFSGMLAYARYYDCDPLDSKLALAKDQILPLLVMDVLGEWNGLPGIFVAGVFSAALSSLSTGLNSMSAVVLEDFWKPFFRQPSHKETQILMRAVVVVIGCICVGLVFIVEKLGSVLQLSMSLSSASMGPLTGVFLMGLFLPFIDSTSALSGGVFGLLTSWWVAAQAQLAQAHGSLRFKEKPRFLHNCTYTFPEKTVLEATEHEVAYLYRISYFWYTAFGCIVTVVVACLINLWPQKKKEKHFNELRLYAPFIRKWIANKFQIKVNNGDVELQKR from the exons atggATGATCCAATAGATGTGTCAGTGGTTAGAAAGTCATTTCAACATTTTACAATGATTGACTATTCAGTGTTCGTCTTAATGTTAGGCGTGTGCACGGGAATAGGGCTATATTTTGGCTGTGTAAAGAAACAGAAATCTGTGCAGGATTATTTGATGGGTGGGAGGGATATGGGCATCGTTCCTGTCACGTTCTCTTTGGTTGCAAG CTTTATTTCAGGTATTTCCTTGCTGGGTACACCGACGGAGCTTTACTTATACGGGACGTCATACGTTTTTTTCCTTACCGGAGCCTGCCTAATGTCAGTCGTCATCTCTTTTACTTTCATGCCAGTATTACACGATTTACAAATAACATCGGCTTATGAG tactTAGAACTTCGTTACGATAAACGGGTTCGTTTATTTGGTTCTatcatatttagtttttatttg ATGGCGTGGTTACCCATTGTGATATACGTGCCAGCTTTAGCATTTAATCAAG TAACCGGTGTCAACATTCATATCGTCACCCCAATCGTATGCTTTGTTTGCATATTCTATACATCATTG GGAGGTTTAAAAGCCGTTGTTTGGACGGATGTGATACAAACTATAGTGATGACTGGCGCAATGATTTTAGTCATCATCAAAGGGACAATCATTGTTGGCGGCTTTGGCGAAGTCTGGCGACGAAACTGGAATACAGGAAGGATAGAAATGCCCTC ACTTCACTTTGATTTGACTGATCGACATACTATTTGGTCCGTCTCCATTGGGTCCATGTTTTATTGGATTGGCAATATAGCGGTCAATCAATCTATGATGCAGAGATTTTTGTCCCTACCAGACTTGAAATCGTCAAAAAG GGCTGTGTGGGGTTTTCTAGGTGGCATAGCATTGATAGTGTTAATCTGTGCCTTCAGCGGGATGCTAGCATACGCTAGATACTACGACTGTGATCCCCTGGACTCTAAGCTGGCTCTGGCCAAGGATCAGATTTTGCCGTTGTTGGTTATGGACGTCCTAGGAGAATGGAATGGCTTGCCGGGTATCTTTGTTGCTGGAGTGTTTAGTGCAGCACTCAG TTCGCTGTCAACTGGGCTTAATTCAATGTCTGCTGTAGTACTGGAGGACTTTTGGAAGCCGTTTTTCAGGCAGCCGTCACACAAGGAGACACAAATACTTATGCGCGCCGTGGTCGTAGTTATTGGATGCATATGTGTCG GCCTAGTGTTTATTGTTGAGAAGTTGGGATCTGTTCTACAATTGTCAATGAGTTTGTCATCTGCATCAATGGGCCCTCTGACTGGTGTATTCCTCATGGGTCTATTCTTACCGTTTATTGATTCTACG AGCGCCTTGAGCGGGGGCGTGTTTGGTCTGCTTACTTCTTGGTGGGTGGCGGCGCAGGCGCAGCTCGCGCAGGCGCACGGGTCCCTGCGTTTTAAAGAAAAACCCCGTTTTCTGCACAATTGTACTTACACGTTCCCCGAGAAAACCGTACTGGAGGCGACCGAGCA tgaagTGGCCTACTTATACAGGATATCGTACTTTTGGTACACAGCATTCGGATGCATTGTAACTGTAGTCGTGGCGTGTCTCATCAACCTCTGGCCGcagaagaaaaaagaaaaacactTCAACGAGCTGCGACTTTACGCACCTTTCATAAGAAAATGGATAGCAAACAAATTTCAG atcaaaGTGAACAACGGTGATGTTGAACTACAGAAAAGATAA
- the LOC134755994 gene encoding sodium-coupled monocarboxylate transporter 1-like isoform X2, with product MSVVISFTFMPVLHDLQITSAYEYLELRYDKRVRLFGSIIFSFYLMAWLPIVIYVPALAFNQVTGVNIHIVTPIVCFVCIFYTSLGGLKAVVWTDVIQTIVMTGAMILVIIKGTIIVGGFGEVWRRNWNTGRIEMPSLHFDLTDRHTIWSVSIGSMFYWIGNIAVNQSMMQRFLSLPDLKSSKRAVWGFLGGIALIVLICAFSGMLAYARYYDCDPLDSKLALAKDQILPLLVMDVLGEWNGLPGIFVAGVFSAALSSLSTGLNSMSAVVLEDFWKPFFRQPSHKETQILMRAVVVVIGCICVGLVFIVEKLGSVLQLSMSLSSASMGPLTGVFLMGLFLPFIDSTSALSGGVFGLLTSWWVAAQAQLAQAHGSLRFKEKPRFLHNCTYTFPEKTVLEATEHEVAYLYRISYFWYTAFGCIVTVVVACLINLWPQKKKEKHFNELRLYAPFIRKWIANKFQIKVNNGDVELQKR from the exons ATGTCAGTCGTCATCTCTTTTACTTTCATGCCAGTATTACACGATTTACAAATAACATCGGCTTATGAG tactTAGAACTTCGTTACGATAAACGGGTTCGTTTATTTGGTTCTatcatatttagtttttatttg ATGGCGTGGTTACCCATTGTGATATACGTGCCAGCTTTAGCATTTAATCAAG TAACCGGTGTCAACATTCATATCGTCACCCCAATCGTATGCTTTGTTTGCATATTCTATACATCATTG GGAGGTTTAAAAGCCGTTGTTTGGACGGATGTGATACAAACTATAGTGATGACTGGCGCAATGATTTTAGTCATCATCAAAGGGACAATCATTGTTGGCGGCTTTGGCGAAGTCTGGCGACGAAACTGGAATACAGGAAGGATAGAAATGCCCTC ACTTCACTTTGATTTGACTGATCGACATACTATTTGGTCCGTCTCCATTGGGTCCATGTTTTATTGGATTGGCAATATAGCGGTCAATCAATCTATGATGCAGAGATTTTTGTCCCTACCAGACTTGAAATCGTCAAAAAG GGCTGTGTGGGGTTTTCTAGGTGGCATAGCATTGATAGTGTTAATCTGTGCCTTCAGCGGGATGCTAGCATACGCTAGATACTACGACTGTGATCCCCTGGACTCTAAGCTGGCTCTGGCCAAGGATCAGATTTTGCCGTTGTTGGTTATGGACGTCCTAGGAGAATGGAATGGCTTGCCGGGTATCTTTGTTGCTGGAGTGTTTAGTGCAGCACTCAG TTCGCTGTCAACTGGGCTTAATTCAATGTCTGCTGTAGTACTGGAGGACTTTTGGAAGCCGTTTTTCAGGCAGCCGTCACACAAGGAGACACAAATACTTATGCGCGCCGTGGTCGTAGTTATTGGATGCATATGTGTCG GCCTAGTGTTTATTGTTGAGAAGTTGGGATCTGTTCTACAATTGTCAATGAGTTTGTCATCTGCATCAATGGGCCCTCTGACTGGTGTATTCCTCATGGGTCTATTCTTACCGTTTATTGATTCTACG AGCGCCTTGAGCGGGGGCGTGTTTGGTCTGCTTACTTCTTGGTGGGTGGCGGCGCAGGCGCAGCTCGCGCAGGCGCACGGGTCCCTGCGTTTTAAAGAAAAACCCCGTTTTCTGCACAATTGTACTTACACGTTCCCCGAGAAAACCGTACTGGAGGCGACCGAGCA tgaagTGGCCTACTTATACAGGATATCGTACTTTTGGTACACAGCATTCGGATGCATTGTAACTGTAGTCGTGGCGTGTCTCATCAACCTCTGGCCGcagaagaaaaaagaaaaacactTCAACGAGCTGCGACTTTACGCACCTTTCATAAGAAAATGGATAGCAAACAAATTTCAG atcaaaGTGAACAACGGTGATGTTGAACTACAGAAAAGATAA